AAACCGGAGACCAGACGCACCAAGGTTTGCAGCCGCCGTTGCCCCAGACAATCACCGGAAGCTTGAGGTCGGAGCCGACGGCCGACTGCAGCGGCTGGTAGAAGGTGTGGTTGACGAGCGACTCGACCTCAAATGAGTACTTGAAAGATCCGGTCAGCAGACATGGCAACCCAATCGCTCAGGGCACGCGCGGTCTCATACCGACTTGTAGggcccgctgccgccatACTGCCAGGCACGCGCGTTAGCATGTGGAACTATCATAGACGTTTCCAAGGGAGTgaaaagggagggggggttagACAAACGCT
This genomic interval from Colletotrichum higginsianum IMI 349063 chromosome 9, whole genome shotgun sequence contains the following:
- a CDS encoding Cellulose-binding family ii — protein: MKAFAAFALVAAVVATDHGPSYSFEVESLVNHTFYQPLQSAVGSDLKLPVIVWGNGGCKPCTFGCSKRDSRE